Proteins encoded within one genomic window of Flavobacterium oreochromis:
- a CDS encoding glycosyltransferase family 2 protein, with product MISILIPTYNYNIVNLVLELINQCNYCTVRYEIIVIDDASNNNQILLENNKLKDIPTVQYINLEQNIGRSAIRNRLAKIAKYETLLFLDADTFPSNSNFIKNYIKELNKNNYMIIYGGIKYTNTPPDYNKRLRWLFGKKEKRQI from the coding sequence ATGATATCAATTTTAATCCCAACATACAATTATAATATTGTTAATTTAGTTCTTGAATTAATTAATCAGTGTAATTATTGTACTGTTAGGTATGAAATAATTGTTATAGATGATGCTTCTAATAATAATCAAATACTTTTAGAAAATAATAAATTAAAAGATATACCTACTGTTCAATATATAAATTTAGAACAAAACATAGGACGAAGTGCTATTCGAAATAGATTAGCAAAAATTGCAAAATATGAAACTCTTCTATTTTTAGATGCAGACACTTTTCCAAGTAACTCTAATTTTATTAAAAATTATATCAAAGAATTAAACAAAAATAATTATATGATAATATACGGAGGTATAAAATATACAAATACTCCTCCTGATTATAATAAAAGACTACGATGGTTATTTGGTAAAAAAGAGAAGAGACAGATTTAA